In the Primulina tabacum isolate GXHZ01 chromosome 7, ASM2559414v2, whole genome shotgun sequence genome, ttgatgtacttgttctcttgaattatagatagcaggtattagacgagtaatcttgtaaCAGacgtgcctgatagtggcgggatcgccacgggcacattgcacgatgtcacaagatagtataaAAATCTTGGGACAGATGTACCTgacagtggcgggatcgccacgggcacattgcacgatgtcacaagataggatattggcgataaggccacagtccatgacggttaggtcaggacactggatgtttggttatatcgacgtggatagaactgtagtctttctattactgttggtcgatataggaatacccacatctggaaaacgggatccctagactagattgagtctagtctgagtcgtggagtcacgagcattgtcgacagtttgatattgattatgtttcagcttttgatatatatattgctgttatctatccatgcttttatgtttatcatatgattgcatgtttcgttgatttatactgggattatattctcaccggaattatccggctgttgtcttgtttgtatgtgtacatgacaacaggtgggacaagatcagggtccaggagatgaggagagatcgtgatagagtggagacttcggactttgatgtatatagggttttggcacttgataattagatgttgaaccttagtctttactgatttgtagacagtacaggacttgtaatttattttatattgagttgtatattagtttgatctcACTACTTTCCCCATTaataaggaaaaaaattttatgaccctaattacttgattagtaaattgatcctgatgacgattaagaagtgattcgcgtccgggtccccacactcgTCCTGAGACGAGAGCCGagcaacctcgtcccaatgagaatgtggggaaACTGACCTTTGAACAGTTAGGCCAATTATTAACAAGACATTAGACGAGGCCATGAAGAGGaatcaagagtctatgtttgcCGAAGAATAGGCCACTCGTCAGGAATGAGAGGAGAATGCTGAGGGTCATCAAAGCAGGGTCGAAGAGACGCGATCCCCTCTCAAGTGGGGAGAATCCGGAGATGGAGGAGATGGAGAGAGATAAGAATGTTGAGGCAAATATTGGGAAACAGAACTCCAGCACCCAAGAAAGAGAGTCATTTTTCCCCCGTCATTTTGGAGGAAGAACTCCCTCCAAGTTTTTGACAGTCAAGCGCGGGAGACTATGATGGACGTACTGACCCAAAAGAACACTTGAgaagatttgagaatgcggttTTGTTACATCAATACTCAGATGTTGTTAGGTAcagggtgtttctgggcacgttggtgaaaTCAGCCCAACAATGGTTCAATACGCAACAGCCCAACTGTATACGgtctttcgaggatttttccACTGCTTTCTTGCATCGATTTGCTAGCAGCAAAATGCAGCAGAAAATTTATCTGAGCATGTTCGTGATTAGGGGTGGGTACgatacggtataccgtaccgaactacggtaccatataccgtaccgaaaatatcggtattgaatttttccataccgataccgatatCGGAAATTCGGTATACCACACATTCGGTATGAAAAAAGTTCATACCGGTACCTTaccgacaccgaaaattttgtcggtataccgaaaaattgtcggtatataccgaacttaaatttaaaaaaaataataataataaaattattttcggtatataccgaaataccgaaaaaaaaaatattatgtaccgataccgataccgaaaatttcggtacgatatgataccgaaaatttcgtaccgtaccgaaattttcggtataccaattttttcggtaagttcggtattttttcggtacggtttttcggtatttcggtattttttcccacccctatTCGTGATGAAGCAGCAATAAACTGAAACTTTGCAAGAATTCATCCAACACTTAAACCATGCCGCGCTATAGATAACAGTGGCTgcccctgacatcatgataactGCCTTTACCCAAGGGCTGAGAGGAGGGGAATTCTTCAAATCGCTAGTCAAGAAACCTCTAttgagctatgatgatctgttaGCTCGGGCGAAAAAGTATGTAAATCTAGAAGATGCCCAATGGTACAAGAGGATGGAGGGGAAGTAGAGTCGAGGGAACAGAAAGAGGAGGTAGAAAGAGAGGCGCGAGTGAGAGAGAGAAGGATAAATATAGAGGTAGAGGAAAATTCTCATCCCATATTCCTCTGAATAGGAATTGTGACAAGGTGATGGGAGTGAGAGATCAGAtgggaggtgggagaagtcgcagATGGTTGAGAGCGGATCTAGATTGCCTCCACTGGACAAACAAGAAAGATCCTATTCGGGAGTCGACCAAGGCCTCGCCCAAATCCTAAGCGAGGTCGAGGCTCTCCATGGATCAATAAGAGGTTTGGAGAGCAGAGAAGAGAAGAGCGGGGTCAAGATGTCTCTCGGGAGCCTGTCGATCCGAGGATGAGAATGATTGAGGACAACCTTCCTACGAGAgtaatgattcatatgatctcgggggagGGGGGTGCTACTGATAGAGACTCCAGGCGAGCTCGAAAGGCGCACGACAGAAGGCTgtagaactttgagatatctaggggtgcGGACTTACCCTAAGATCCTCTCATTAGCTTCGGGCCGGAAGACCTCTGAGGCGTTGTGGCTCCACATAATGATGCATTGGTTGTGACAACCACCATTGCTAATTACGATGTGGCAATGATCTTTAatgataatggaagctctgtGAATATCTTGTTCAaaagcacgttggatcaaatgaaggtggaaagatttgagtttgagccggtctCTACCCCCTGTATGGGTTTGTAGGACATGTCATCCTGCCGTTAGGTCAGATTGTTCTTGCCCTATCATTGGGGAGTGATCCTCGATGGGTAACGAAGATGATAACCTTCACCATGGTGGACATCCCATCATCGTATAATGAAATTCTGGGACGGTCAGCCCTAAAGGATTTTAGAGTTGTACCTTccacttatcatcagaagcttaagtttcatGTGAGAAAAGAATTGGGATCTTGTGTGGGTACCAGAAAGTTGTGTGTCAGTGTTATGAAGGGGTAGTGAAGGAAGAAGGAAAGAGAGTGTGGGTGGAGGTTAACATGAACAGGAGAGGAAGAAGCGAGTTACCCATAGTGAAGAAGGAGGTTCAAAAGGTGGTGGATGAAGAGCCTGAGATTATAGCGTTGGGGTTCGAGAAGAAGACACGCAGAATAGCCTCTGATCTTGACCCAAGGGTTAAGGAAGAACTCATTACTTATTTGCAGGCTAATTTCAACGTCTTATCCTTGTCAGCTCAAGAGCTTACAGGGACGACCCCGAATGTTGAAGAGCATCAGTTGATTATCTTGCTGAATGCTCGCCTGGTGAAACAGAAGAAGAGACACTTCGGGCCCGATAAAGATAAAGTTATAAAAAAAAGTGGGAGAGTTGCTTAGTGCTGGGCATATTTCAGAAGTGCAATTTCCTGCTTGGCTATCGAATGTCGTCCTAGTGCCGAAGAGTTCGAGAaagtggaggatgtgtgtggaCTTCAGAGATCTTAATAAGGCGTGCCCTTAAGATTTTTATCCTTTGGCCACTGATAGATCAGTTGATAGATTCCATGGATGGTCATCAATATTCGTGTATGTTAGATGCTTATCACGGGTACCACCAAATCCCTTGACCGTGGATGATCAAGATAAATTGAGTTTTATTATCTCTGAAGGAACCTTCTGTTACGTGGTCATGCCTTTCGGACTCAAAAATATCGGAGCCACGTATCAGCGATTAATGTATAAAGTATTTTTTTGAGCAGGTGGGGAGGAATGTCGAAGTATACGTGGATGATATCATGGTGAAATCAAGGGACTCAACCCAGCTCATACCTGACTTATTGAAGACGTTTTCCACCCTCAGGTCCTATGGGTTGAAGTTGAACTCTCAGAAGTGTATCTTTGGGGTTAGGAGTGGGAAGTTTCTAGGTTATATCATGACAGAGAGGGGGATTGAGGCTAACCCGAGAAGGTCCGAGATATCCAAGATATGGTTTCCCACCAAGGATGTTCAATAGCTGACAGGAAGGTTTGCCGCGCTGGCGTGGTTTATCTTGAGGTTCGGTCATCAAAGCTTACCATTCTTCCGAGTTTTACGTATggcgaaaaaatttgaatggGTCCGGATTGTGAGAAGACTTTTGAAGAGTTGAAAAAGTACTTGTTGAGCTCCCTGTCCTGGCCAAATCGGTAGCGGATGAGCCTTTGTGGATATATTTATCCGCGACCGAAAGAGCTGTGAGTTCGGTTCTTGTCAAACAAGAGGGATCAACTCAACAGCATGTCTATTATGTTTCACATGCACTCAAAAGGGCAGAGACAAGGTAATCAGGGTTGGAGAAGTTGGCTTTGACTTTGGTAATGACGGTGAGACGCTTGAAACCATATTTTCTATCTCATCCAATTGTGGTGCTCACCAACAGTCCATTAGGTAGGATCCTAACTCATTCAGATATGTCTGATCATTTGGTTAAATGGACTACTGAGCTGATAGAGTATGATATCCAGTATGAACTAAGAACAGCTATCAAAACAAAAGCCTTAGCCGATTTCCTGGCGGAAACTGTACATCACGAGGATGAGCACCCTTGGAAGGTGTACGCGGACGGTTCCTCTTCAAAGGATGGAAGTGGGGTGGGGTTGGTACTGATTTCGCCAGCTGGAGATAAAGTGAAGTTGATTGTAAGGTTGGATTTTCGGGCATCTAATAATGAGgcagagtatgaggctgtgtTGGCATGGCTCCGGGCAGCCAGGAACATAGGAGCTACCCAGATGCTTGTTTTTTTTGACTCACAACTGTTATCGCAGCAGATGAAGAGAGTATATGATgtgaaatatgaaaaaattatcGAGTATGCTCGAGAGGTGGACATGGTTAGAGAGAAGTTCATAGGGGTCATGTTTGGGCAGATTTCCAGGAAAGAAAACAAAAACGTGGACACTCTAGCCAAAATGGCCGGGACAATGAGAAGTTGGAATACTAGGGATGTGGTATTTCAGGTCGAACTCACACCCCACACGAGTTCACCTACAGTCGAATAAGAAGAAGAGGATTGGAGAACTGTCATAACTAGTTATTTGAAGGTGACAAAGCTTCTCGATGACTCTAGGGAAGCTCGTAAATTTAAGATAAAGTGTCCGCTCCTTCGATGCTTGAGTTATCAAGAAGCTGATTATGTGCTCCGATAAGTTCACGACGTATGTTATGGAAATCATTTGGGAGTTTAtgctttggcaagaaaagtgcAACTCAGAGGTTATTGTTGCTCCTTAGTGCTGCATGATGCCCAGGAGTTAGTGATGTTCTGTGATAGTTGTCAACGTCATGCTCGGTTGCATCACCAGCCGACCACGCTGATGAAAACTATCACTAGCTGCTTGTCCTTTTGACCAGTGAGAAATTGAAGAGTATAGTGTGCAAATATGGGGTGCATAGAAGACTGATATCAGATAAGAGAAGACAGTTCCAGGGAGCTAAGATCCAAGCATGGTGTAAAGAGACGAAGATCCAACAAGTCTTTACCTCCGTAGCTTACCTGCAGAGTAATGGGCAGGTCGAGGTGACTAATCGAACACTAGTGCAAAGTTTAAAGGTTCGGCTTGGCAACGCTAAGGGCAATTAGGTGGATGAACTACCAAGTGTCTTGTGGGCATATCGAACCACTCAGTTTAGTCTATGCTAATGAGGCATTGCTCCCAGTCGAAATTGGATTGGAATCTGCAAGGGTGATGTTCTATGACGAATATAATGGTATGAGATGGGCCACCGACCTTGATCTGTTGGAAGAGAAGAAAGAGGCCACAagcattcgcatggaagcttATAAAAATCGTGTAGCTCAGTCCTACAATCGTAAGGTCATTCAGATAAGCTTCCAAGTGGGTGACTTGGTCTTGAGGAAGATACAAGAAGAGCACATAGGAAAGTTGGACCCCAAGTGAGAGGGTCATTTCAAAGTGATCGAGAAACTTAGTTCTGGGGTGTATTAATTGGAGAGTGCGCAAAGCATGGCTTTGAAGAGGCCCTAGAATTCTTATTACCTTAGAAAATACCACTCTTGATTTAAGCATTGATGTATTtcgtttttgaatttttcataTGTAATCAGTTGAAATTCATTAAAACCAAATTATTCTT is a window encoding:
- the LOC142550705 gene encoding uncharacterized protein LOC142550705, whose product is MTVRRLKPYFLSHPIVVLTNSPLGRILTHSDMSDHLVKWTTELIEYDIQYELRTAIKTKALADFLAETVHHEDEHPWKVYADGSSSKDGSGVGLVLISPAGDKVKLIVRLDFRASNNEAEYEAVLAWLRAARNIGATQMLVFFDSQLLSQQMKRVYDVKYEKIIEYAREVDMVREKFIGVMFGQISRKENKNVDTLAKMAGTMRSWNTRDVVFQVELTPHTSSPTVE
- the LOC142550706 gene encoding uncharacterized protein LOC142550706, which produces MNYQVSCGHIEPLSLVYANEALLPVEIGLESARVMFYDEYNGMRWATDLDLLEEKKEATSIRMEAYKNRVAQSYNRKVIQISFQVGDLVLRKIQEEHIGKLDPK